GTTATACTAACCAGACCAAGATTCTTACAACCTTGGTAACACACTCCACTTGTCCAGGTAAGCTCGCTTTACTCTGTTTCACGTGTAACAACTAAACATGCTATTAGTGGTAAAGAAATCTTTCATTTCTCTATCGGAGTCGGGGACCATATTCGATTTGGATATAAATTGACAAATACCGGATGACTTTCGACATATGCATTGTGTAAATTTTGTCAGCAATTACGTGTTTAGCGGGTTGAAGTTGCCTATGATGATTTAGTTGGACATCTACGTGAACAGTGGTTATCAACAACTCGAACTGACATCTTTTTCTTTGTTGGCGAACAGCTTCGGATAATAAAAATAACGCTTCAAAGATGAGTTTGCGAGGCTCGAGTTGGAACTTCCTTTTCGTGGCAATTCACTTGGTGCCTCTCTTTCTTCATGTTCTTCAATGAGATGTTGGTAAGTCTCTACAATGTCGTCCACCTTTTGCTTGTTCTAAGAGGATGAAGGAACCAAATTATAATGTAATTCTTCTGTACATCTCCTAATGTGCGAGTAAATATCAAATGTATTGGCAAAGCCGTGCTCATGCCTTTCGCAGAGTAGATTTCTATGTTTTACGGTCGCTAGGAATCGAATCAAAGACGTTCAACTTCATGTAACTTATTTCCCTtctattttggtcatttcggaTAACATTATTATGCTAAAAATTTGCTGGTTTGGAAGTTGGTTGTTCTTATTTTGTTTGTTGAATTTTGGAGAATAATTCCTGCAATTATATGATGCATCCCACCGAAACCTTACATAACTAGTTTTATTGGACCACTCCCAACCATTATCCTTACCCATTAACTATATGCTTATATTTCGCATAATGTTTAATCAATATAGCTAACTATTAATGTCATTGAGAACAGAGCAACTTACATGAAACGGGTTCATCGTTACATGATATTCCAATTCAATAATACAATGTCATTTGTTGAAAAATTTACACATGTCATTGTTAGAACGGGATGCCACCACTTCACTTGTTTGAACTCTTCAAACCCAAATTTGAaacattcaaacaaaaaaaccccAAACTTTCAAAAGAAAAACGACTCTCACAAAACATCATAGGACCAACAGAGATTTTACACATATGGATTAGTTCATAGAACAAGAAGATTTATTTCCATTAAGCATCATGTAATCATAGGGTAGAAAACAAAATCCCGACAAGGACAATGGTGACCACAAGTGGCGCATTGTACCCCGTTGGTCCACATTAGTTCGGGACACCATACGTAAGATGCACTACTGCGCCGGGAACAAATCCAGCCGAGTAAAAATCCTGCGACATGTCTCTCATCACCTGCTTCGGCGGAGCAGTAAATAAGTAAAACGGTAACTCCGGCCGAGCAACAACTTTCCTCATGTAATCCAACAAGCTCTGGATTTTATCCGACGGGTGAAAGGTCGCCTCCACTGTGCGGTTATCCGGAAACCTGACCCTAATCACCGCCTTTGTGATCGTCGACCTGCGTTTTGCGTCCTCTGCCTCTCTAATCTTCTGCGTTTTGAGGAGCTTGTCTTCTTGCTGTCGCGGGCGCTGAATGCTGTAGTAATCCTCTGGGGTGAAGTCGTAGAATTCGTCTGCGTTCTCCTCGATATTGGCCGTG
This genomic interval from Malus domestica chromosome 05, GDT2T_hap1 contains the following:
- the LOC103446234 gene encoding plant UBX domain-containing protein 1-like; the protein is MTADVSSLGSFKRRRLIGAVDHTASIDRTANIEENADEFYDFTPEDYYSIQRPRQQEDKLLKTQKIREAEDAKRRSTITKAVIRVRFPDNRTVEATFHPSDKIQSLLDYMRKVVARPELPFYLFTAPPKQVMRDMSQDFYSAGFVPGAVVHLTYGVPN